From Buchnera aphidicola (Mindarus keteleerifoliae), the proteins below share one genomic window:
- the nuoE gene encoding NADH-quinone oxidoreductase subunit NuoE, with the protein MKKKYLDIVLTMEEQKRIFEEKKKYEYPQAAVIEALKIAQEKRKWISKDVIYAISEILSIPSVYVQEVATFYSQIFLEPVGRNVIRYCDSVVCYVVGYKKILSILEKYLKIKPGQTTIDNKFTLLPICCLGCCDRAPSMMVNEDTYFNLSDKKIVSILESYL; encoded by the coding sequence ATGAAAAAAAAATATTTAGATATTGTTCTGACTATGGAAGAACAAAAAAGAATTTTTGAAGAAAAAAAAAAATATGAATATCCTCAAGCTGCTGTTATAGAAGCATTAAAAATAGCACAAGAAAAGAGGAAGTGGATTTCTAAAGATGTTATTTATGCAATTTCAGAAATTTTGTCTATTCCTTCGGTATATGTACAAGAAGTAGCTACATTTTATAGTCAAATTTTCCTTGAACCAGTTGGAAGGAACGTCATTCGATATTGCGATAGTGTAGTATGTTATGTTGTTGGATACAAAAAAATATTATCGATACTAGAGAAATATTTAAAAATAAAACCAGGACAAACAACAATAGATAATAAATTTACTTTATTACCAATTTGCTGTTTAGGATGCTGTGATAGAGCACCAAGTATGATGGTTAATGAAGATACTTATTTTAATTTATCTGATAAAAAAATTGTTTCGATATTGGAATCTTATTTATGA